The Pseudomonas sp. IB20 region TATGTCCCGCACGCTAGACACCTTGTTGCGCCCCAGCCTGTTGGCCGTGGCCATTGCCCTCAGCGCCCCGCTGGCCAGCACCGCGCTGATCGCCGCCGAACAGGCTTCCAGCGTGCGCGCGTACAACCTGCCGGCGGCCCCATTGGCCAGCACCCTGAACCAGATCGCCAGCCAAGCCGGTCTTGCGTTGACGCTTAATCCTTCGCTGGCATCGGGCAAGACCTCGGTACCGGTCAAGGGCCCATTCGATGCGCAAGGCGCGTTGCGGGAAGCGTTGCGGGGGACTGGGTTGCAGTTGGAGCAAAGCAGCGCGGGGACTTATTCCCTGGTTGCGATTCCTGACGGGGTGGTTGCATTGGCCGAGACCAGCATCATTGCTCAAGGCAACACTGAAAGTGCATGGGGGCCGGTGACTGGCTATCTGGCGACACGCACCGCAGCGGGCACCAAGACCGATACAGCACTGGTTGAAGCGCCGCGCTCGATCTCCGTCGCCACCCGCCAGCAGATGCAGGACCGCAACGTCCAGAACCTCGATGACGCGGTTAAATATATGCCCGGCATCGTATCTTCCAGCTACGGCAGCGACACCCGTTACGACTGGATGCGCGTGCGCGGTTTCGAACCCACGCAGTTCCTTGACGGCCTGCCACTGCCACGCGGTGTGTATGCCAACCCAAACAGATGAGCCATGCTATCCAGCTGCAATACGGCAGTGACAACTACCGCCAGATCAACTTTGCCAGCACCGGCAAAATCGATGATGAAGGCCAGTTCCTGTATGGCGTCAGCGGCGTAGTGCGCGATGCCGACACCCAGGTCGATCACATCGACAACAAGCGCTACAACATCGCGCCGAGCCTGACCTGGAATATTGATACCGACACCAAGCTGACTTTCCTGTCGCAGTTCACCCGTGACGATACGGGTGCCACCAGTCAGTTCTTGCCGATTGTGGGTACCAAAATCGACTCTGCGCTGGGCAAAGTCTCCCACCACAAAAACCTGGGCGACCCGGATTACGAGTTCTACGACCGCACCTACTACGCGCTGGGCTATGCCTTCGAGCATCGTTTCAACGATACCTGGCAGTTCAAGCAGAACCTGCGCTATACCAAGTCCGAGCTGTCATTCCAGCAACTGACCGTGGGCGCCTTCGGCTATTATCCGGTTGATGCAGCGGGCAATATCGACCGCACCTCGACCAACGTGGACGAGAACATCGGCCAATTCGCGGTCGACAACAACTTCCAAGCCGACTTCTCGACCGGTGATGTCACCCATACTCTGCTACTGGGCCTGGACCACCAGCGCACCGACACTTCTTACCTGTCGATCTATGGTGGCGCTGGGCGCGTCAACATCTTCAACCCCGTCAACACAACACCGGTAGTGCGTCCGGCACGCGCCGATGCTTACTACGACTATAACCAGAAGACGATACAGACCGGCCTCTATGTGCAAGACCAGATGGCTTTGGACAAATGGCGCCTGACCCTCGGCGGGCGTGAAGACTGGGTGCATCAAGGCACGACCTACTTCAACAAGAACGACGCGACCAATACCGACCGCAGCAAAAACTTCAGTGGCAACGCGGCACTGAGCTACGTGTTCGACTCGGGCTTTGTGCCATACCTGTCCTACGCCGAATCTTTCCAGCCCGCCAGCAATGCCAGTGTTGACCCGCTCAAGTCGTACAAGCCCACCGAAGGCAAGCAATGGGAACTGGGGATCAAATACCAGCCGCCCGGCTCAAACACTTTGCTGAGTGCGGCGGTGTATGACCTGACTCAGAAAAACGTGCTTGTCTCTAGCACCGGCGCAGGCGGCCAGTGGACCGACTACACCTGGCACAACGGTGTACTCGATGGTTTCGGCATCGGCTTTGGTGCCCGCTACACCGGCAACACCTATGGCGACCAGGCCAACACATGGCTGGGTAAAGCAAATGCCTACACCGTGTTCGACGGTGCCGTGCATTACGATCTGGGCAGCCTCGACAGCAGCCTCAAAGGTGCCTCGTTGAAACTCAACGCCACTAACCTGTTCAACAAGGACTACATTTCCACCTGTGATGCTTCCTACTGCTACTTCGGCGACCAACGCAGCGTAGTCGCCAGCGCCACCTACCAGTGGTAATCGGCTGAGTTAATAACTAGGCCGTCCTTCGGGGCGGCTTTGGTGTGTCTGAAGGTTCGAAAATGAAAAGCAAAACCATCCGCCACTGGTCCTTCATCCACACCTGGACCAGCCTGATCTGCACGGTGTTCCTGCTGCTGCTCGCCCTCACCGGCCTGCCGTTGGTGTTTCATCACGAGATCGATCACCTGCTGGGCAACGAGCCCGAACTCCAGCAGATGCCTGCCAACACCCCACAGCTGAACCTTGAGCAACTGGTGGCCAAAGCCCAGGCGCATCGCCCGGGTGAGGCGATGCAATACCTGGCGTGGGACGAGGACGACAAGAACGGCGTGATCGCGATCATGGCCGCGACGGCCGGCACCGAACCCAACGCGTCCCACACCTTCATGCTCGATGCGCGCACTGGCGAAGCCGTGGAAACGCCGGCGGCCAATGGCGGGCTGACGCTGTTCCTGCTGCGCCTGCATGTGGACATGTTTGCCGGCCTGCCGGGCAAGTTGCTGTTGGCGTTCATGGGCCTTCTGTTTGTGGTGGCGATTGTTTCCGGCACGGTGCTGTACCTGCCGTTCATGCGCCGCGTGAAGTTCGCCACTGTGCGCCAGGACAAATCCACTCGCCTGCGCTGGCTTGACCTGCACAACCTGATCGGCGTGGTCACACTGACCTGGGCGCTGGTGGTGGGCGTGACCGGCGTAATCAGTGCCTGCGCCGACCTGATCATCGCCGCGTGGCGCCAGGACAGCCTCAGCGCCATGATCGAACCGTACAAAAACGCGCCGCCGCTGACCTTGCGTGCACCGGCTACCGAGCTGCTGAGCATCGCCGCCAAGGCCGCGCCCGGCATGCAGCCAGACTTTATCGCCTTCCCCGGCACGCGCTTTTCCAGTGAGCACCATTACGCCGTGTTCATGAAGGGCAGCACGCACCTGACCTCGCACTTGCTCACGCCGGTGCTGATCGACGCCAGCACCCTGGCCGTCACCGCTATCGCCGAGCGGCCGTGGTACATGGACGCCATGGGCATGTCCCAGCCGTTGCACTTCGGTGACTACGGCGGCATGCCGATGAAGATCCTCTGGGCGCTTTTGGATGTGCTGACCATCATCATGCTGGGCAGCGGCGTGTACCTGTGGATCGTGCGGCGCAAGGCGGCCCAGGTATGAAGCCGCGCCAGTCGAATTTCTGGAAGGTGTTTGGCATACCGCTGGGGATTGGCGTGCTCAGCGCGGCCGGGTTGTTTGCCGCGTTGCTGGGGGATGGGCTGTGGGATTCGCTCAGTTGGGTGGGGTTGGGGGTTCCTGCTGTCATTGGTGTTTGGGCGTTATTTAAGCGGCGCGGCTGAGGGCGCTATCGCAGGCAAGCCAGCTCCCACCTTGAAATGCATTCCCCTTGTGGGAGCTGGCTTGCCTGCGATGAGGCCGCCAAAAACACCCACCCACCACTCGCCAGCCACCGAGCAACCCTCTAGGCTAGCCACTGCCCATTTCGAGGAATGCCCATGTCCGCGCCCAGCATGACCTTGTTTCACAACCCGGCCTCACCCTTTGTTCGCAAAGTCCGCGTGCTGCTGATCGAGACCGGCCAGCAGGACCGTGTGGCGCTGCACGGCTGCATGCCGACGCCGGTCAACCCGGATGCGCAGCTGGCTCGCGAAAACCCCGTGGGCAAGATCCCGGCCCTGCGCCTGGCCGACGGTTCGGTGCTGCACGACAGCCGGGTGATCCTCGACTACCTGGACCACCAGCATGTCGGCAACCCGCTGATACCGCGCGACGGTTCCGCCCGGTGGCGCCGCCTGACCCTAGCCTCGATGGCCGACGGCATCATGGATGCCGCCGTGCTGGTGCGTTACGAAACCGCCATGCGCCCGGCAGAAAAGCACTGGGCCCAATGGCTCGATGAGCAGCGCAACAAAATCCGCCGCGCCGTCGCCGAGTTGGAGAAAGAGGCGATTGCCGAGCTGGCCAGCCGCTTCGACATCGCCTCCATCAGCGTGGCCTGCGCGCTGGGTTACCTGGACTTCCGCCACCCTGACCTGCAATGGCGCACGGCTAACCCCAAGCTTGCCGATTGGTACGCCGAGGTCAGCCAGCGGCCGTCGATGTTTGAGACCCAGCCGCCGGTCTAGCCTGCCTTGAGGCAAGCCCGCTACCTGTGGCAAGCGGGCTTATTGGAGCGCACCTGTGGCAAGCGGGCTTATTGTGGCGAGCGGGCTCGCCACAGGGAGCCCATTTACCACAAAAAACAGCGCGTTAATTTTGCCTATCAGCTGCGCCCTCACCTGCTGATCTTCGCGCAACCCGATCATTGCACCTCCTCCAGATCAAACTGCACCTTGCGCTTGCCCACGCCATACCAATCCAGCTTGCGCGTCAGCACCATCACCGTGCCCAGCAGGCCGAACAGCAACAGCGAGCCCATCAGCAGCGCGTAATCCTCGGCGCTCAACAGCCCGTACAACAAGCCATACAACGCCGCCAACCCTGCCGAAAAGCCCAGGCCATGGGCGATGCTGCGCAGCACATGGCACACGTAAAACCCAATCAACAACACACAGGCACTCGCCGACAACAGGTACGCCAGGCCAAAGCCAATGTGCTCGGACAACGACAACAACAGCAGGTAAAAGAACGCCAGGGCAAAGCCCACCAACGCGTATTGAATCGGGTGCACCGCCAGGTTTTTGAGCACCTCGAACAGAAAGAAGCCGGCGAACGTCAGGGCGATAAACAGCAGCGCATATTTGATCGCGCGGTCGCTCTTGAGGTACTGGTCCACCGGGTCGATAAAGCGCACGCCGAAGCTGCGGCTGTTGAAGTCGTCACACACCTTGTCCCACTCGCAGCCGCGCAGGGTTTCTTCCAGGTTGGTGGCGAAGAACGTGGTCTGCCAATGGGCGCTAAAGCCTTGAGCCGTGACCTCACGCTGAGCTGGCAAAAAGTTGCCGACAAAGCTTGGGTGC contains the following coding sequences:
- a CDS encoding PepSY-associated TM helix domain-containing protein → MKSKTIRHWSFIHTWTSLICTVFLLLLALTGLPLVFHHEIDHLLGNEPELQQMPANTPQLNLEQLVAKAQAHRPGEAMQYLAWDEDDKNGVIAIMAATAGTEPNASHTFMLDARTGEAVETPAANGGLTLFLLRLHVDMFAGLPGKLLLAFMGLLFVVAIVSGTVLYLPFMRRVKFATVRQDKSTRLRWLDLHNLIGVVTLTWALVVGVTGVISACADLIIAAWRQDSLSAMIEPYKNAPPLTLRAPATELLSIAAKAAPGMQPDFIAFPGTRFSSEHHYAVFMKGSTHLTSHLLTPVLIDASTLAVTAIAERPWYMDAMGMSQPLHFGDYGGMPMKILWALLDVLTIIMLGSGVYLWIVRRKAAQV
- a CDS encoding glutathione S-transferase; its protein translation is MSAPSMTLFHNPASPFVRKVRVLLIETGQQDRVALHGCMPTPVNPDAQLARENPVGKIPALRLADGSVLHDSRVILDYLDHQHVGNPLIPRDGSARWRRLTLASMADGIMDAAVLVRYETAMRPAEKHWAQWLDEQRNKIRRAVAELEKEAIAELASRFDIASISVACALGYLDFRHPDLQWRTANPKLADWYAEVSQRPSMFETQPPV